Genomic segment of Tomitella fengzijianii:
TTAAGAACCACACGCGCCGACGACAAGCCCCACTGTGACGACTCACCCGCACCGGTGTCTGCGGTCATGAAAGCGCGGCGGCCCGGCAGGCAAAGCCGCCGGGCCACCGCGGAGCTTCCGCCGTACTACCCCTTGCTACCGGAAAGGCTCCCGAACAGGCTCCCCAGGCTTCCTGTGCCGGCGTCGCCACCGCCGGTGCCGCCGGTGCCGCCGCCGACGTCGTATCCGATCGTGCGGACGTAGATGTCCATGCCGGTCACCGTCGAGTTGCCCTCGCCGTCATTCGTCGCAGTGAAGCACTCCCCGACGGCCGTGTACTTTTCCTTGCCATCAAGCGTGTAGGCGAAGGTGTTCGAGTCCTCCGAGAGCACCATCCCGGACGGCAGGTCGATGCCCTGTTGCTCGAAAACGTTCGGCGTACCGACTCCGCTCATCATAAAGCTGAGCGTCAACGCGGCGAGATTCTCATCGCCATCGGCCTGGCCAACAATGGGATCGTAGAACCCGGCTTCCACCAGCACGTCTTTGAGCCCATCCGGCAGCACCGCGGTGAACTGCGACGCATCGACACCATCCATACCTTCGCCGGAGGCAGCACCTTCGCTGATCTTGTCGATCTGTTCCTGCGTGAGTTGACCCGCGTAGACAAGCGGGCCGAAGCATAGCTCGTCATCGGCCATCGCACCCGGCGCGAATTTCACATCGGTGACCGCTCCAACCTCTTCCGCGGTCAGCCGGCCATCGTTTACGTGGACGGCAGGCGTCACGTCCGGGCTCTCTGCCGCGCTCGCCGCAGTCGGAGCCGCAATCAACACCATGGCTGCGGCAGCGGCGATTCCGCTCACCATTGTCTTCGTGTTCATGATTTCTCCCAATCCTATACCGACAGCGACTTCAACACATTGACTATAAGCATTCGAAACTGCCGATAGAAAGCAGGAAAGAAAAAGTACTGTCATTGAATGACACACGATGGATCCTGGAGCCCGGCGGCGTGTCCACGGCCATCACCTTTACACAGCCCGCGCCGCGGACCACTACCCTCGACCCGTGCCCCGATCGCCCCTGCGCAAGCGCATCTCCACCGCCACCGCCCGCTTCGCCCGACGCGCCACGTTGCGGCGTTCCGTGCGCCTGCTCGGCGCGTTCCGCTTCGAGCAGTCCGACCCCGACAGGTTCTACCGCCCCCTCGCGCGGGACTCGGCCGAGATGATCGAGGACCTGCACCGCGGCGCGACGGGGACGGGCCTCGGCGGGTGCACCGTGCTCGACGTCGGCGGTGGCCCCGGCTATTTCGCCGACGCCTTCCGCGTGGCCGGCGCCCGCTACGTCCCCGTCGAGCCTGATCCGTCGGAGATGCACGCGCGCGAGATCGACCTGACCGGCGTCGCGATCCGCGGCTCCGGCACCGCGCTGCCGATCCGCGACGGCGCCGTCGACGTGTGCTTCTCCTCCAACGTGGCCGAGCACGTCGCCGAGCCCTGGCGGATGGCCGACGAAATGCTGCGCGTGACCAGACCCGGCGGCATCGTCGTGCTGTCCTACACCCTGTGGTGGGGCCCGTTCGGCGGCCACGAGACGGGCCGTTGGCACTACCTGCTCGGCGGCGAGGGCGCGGCGCGACGCTACCGCCGGATCCACGGGCATGAGCCGAAGAACCGCTTCGGCACGTCGCTGTTCGCCGTGCACTGCCGCGACGGGATCGCCTGGGCCCGCTCCGCGCCGTCGGGCGAACTGCTCGCCGCGTTCCCGCGGTACCACCCGCGCTGGGCGTGGTGGCTGGTCCGGGTGCCGATGGTGCGCGAGGTGCTGGTCAGCAACCTGGTGCTGGTGCTGCGCAAAGCGTGACAACGCCCTGCCCTGGCTTAACTCTGTAACAGGTTCTACTCTATGTGATAGATATCTCCCGGACGCGCTCACGGCCGGGCACGCACCACACACAAGGAGAACAGATGACCGACTACGACACCCTGTTCATCGGCGGAAAATGGGTGGCCCCCCACGGCTCGGAGCGTATCGACGTCACCTCGCCCGCCACCCTTGAGCACGTGGGCAGCGTGCCCGCCGCCGACGATGCCGACGTCGACGCCGCAGTCGCCGCCGCCCGCGCCACCGTTGACGACGGCGCGTGGGGACGCACCTCCCCCGCCGAGCGCGCCGCGATCCTCACCAAGGCCGCCCAGCTGATCACGGAGCGCAAGGACGACCTGATCGCACTC
This window contains:
- a CDS encoding class I SAM-dependent methyltransferase, with translation MPRSPLRKRISTATARFARRATLRRSVRLLGAFRFEQSDPDRFYRPLARDSAEMIEDLHRGATGTGLGGCTVLDVGGGPGYFADAFRVAGARYVPVEPDPSEMHAREIDLTGVAIRGSGTALPIRDGAVDVCFSSNVAEHVAEPWRMADEMLRVTRPGGIVVLSYTLWWGPFGGHETGRWHYLLGGEGAARRYRRIHGHEPKNRFGTSLFAVHCRDGIAWARSAPSGELLAAFPRYHPRWAWWLVRVPMVREVLVSNLVLVLRKA